DNA from Mustela lutreola isolate mMusLut2 chromosome 6, mMusLut2.pri, whole genome shotgun sequence:
tggataccaATCTTTTGCTCATGAACGAATAATCAACTGTTAGAAGCAGATCTGTTTCTGCTGTGAAGACCCACTGTGCTCTGAAGGAGGTGAGTCGGTGGGGAGGGATGACAAGAGAGACAGTGGTGGGGGATCCAGGACACTCAGAAAGATTCTCAACTGCTTCATTTCCAGAACGTTTGTTTGTATGTGGCCTGTCAGGATCATGTCTGAGACGGACAGATGGCTGCTGGAAAGCTGATTTCTGAGTGATCCTTCAATTCTCTATCTCCACAACAGATCTAGCAGAATCACCACTTTTATTTACCCCATACAGTGGAGGAAGAACACAATTCCATGAGTTCTCTTGCGAtataaaagaaattctgaaggcacttgtgtggctcagccagttaagtgtctgccttcagctgaggtcatgatcccaaggtccttggatggagtcccacaacagcttcctgctcagtagggagtctgcttttccctctccctctgtccctccccccaacttgatatgtctctttccctctctcaaataaacaatatctttgaaaaaaaataaaaaataatagtaaaattccAAATTAAGTATAttgtataataaagataatatttatttaaatatacgtTCCTGGACATAATTTACTAAAGACAACAATCACAATTTGTCAATGAGCCTGTTTCACagtacacagaagaaaaaaatccctgagGATCTAGAGCTTCCATAAATATCTTTTTGGGGATACTGTCTGCAAGGACATGGTCCTCTTACAGAGAAGAACCCGATATTGCAGAACCAAAGGACAAGAAGGAAAATGTTCTCTTTGTAGAGATTCCCCATTCGAGTGTTTAACACTTCAGTGCAGGAATTCCATCACTTAGCAATGGGAGAAAACGGCATAGAATATGGCAGTGCAAAGTGCTGAACGGGAGAGGCACAAAATGCAAGAAGGGACATGGGAGCTTCCCTGTCCTGCACCAGGTGATTGGACTGAGGTTCTGGGCTCGTAAACTTGGAAGTGCTGCTGGTCTAATGATGAACAACAGCTCATTCAAAGGCAGCTGGCCCAGAGGCAGAGTCGCTGAGCTGGTCCCCAGGCTGAAGGGCTTCTTGGTGGACTTGGCAGCCTAAGAAAAGAACAGGTGTTTGTCTCCATGGTTGAGGAAATCCTGGGTCCCCTGTCCTGGGGCTGCCCTTCACCAGCACTCCccaccccagagcccagccctcGCCCAGGGGCATGCATTTCCCCCAGCCATGaccccagccctgggcccagcCACCATTACGAACCTCCACCCTCCTGAACCAAGTCACGGAGTCAGCCCCAGGCCCTATTACCAATGGTCTGGGCTCAGGACCAAAGTGCGTAAGAAACGTGTGCTCACGTGACTTAGGTTCCCAGGCTCCCTCTCATGGCAGATCCTAAAGGACCTGCTGGGGGATGTGGCAGAAGACAGGGGCCTGCACTTGACTCTAACCTTGGGGAACCCTGTGGGCAAAgatccttcttttcccttcccttccagcctCCTGCAAGCAGCACACAGAGCTCTTCGTCTGATGATCCTGCCCCCATCCCATCCATTCCTGGTCCGGCTCAGCTGGGAGCTCACAGGGGAGCTCAGttagcccatcccccagctcAGCTCTGCTCAAAGCAGGGGCTGCTCAGGGGCTCAGGATCTGAGGTCTGCAGGAAGCTGGCTGCCAGGGACGGCATCAGCTTCAGCCAAGGTTGCACAGAGAACTAGCCTCCTTCTAGTCCCATCATGCACGGTCTCTACTGGGCATTTGCTGCCTCACATGTGAAGACCCAAGCCACGACGGGGGGAACACGGCACTACTGTCCAGCCCTTTGAGTGGGTCTGTAGAGGccttcccactccctctaccTGGGATGAGACCCTGGGCCCCCTGTCCTTGTAACTGCCCGGATGGAGTCCCCTTCTCCTTGAGATGTCCCATGGAGCTGCCATGCTGCTCTCTCTCAAAGGGGAGTACGGCCCATGCTGTGTGTCCCCGCtgtccccaccctgcccaccctgGGCCCAAATTGACTCTCTCCAATGGAGAACCCAGTTAGAGCCAGGAATGACATCCCTCAATCCCTTTAGCACCAACAGGCCTTAAGCAGTGGTCTGGGCCCCTCTCCTTTCCCAGTGGCCTTATCAGTGAGTGAGGCCACATCAGAGATCAGCATGGAGCTAGTCCAAGCTGTTCTCAACACATGATATGAGATCCCATTCATCTAATCCCACTGCCATCTGAGAAGCTTCAGGCAGTGGGCAGAGGTGAGGCTGGGAATTCACTATTCCCTGGGCTCACACCAGgccatctgcctctcccttccgTCTCAATCTGCTCTCACTACCTGTGGATCTAGTGGTCTCCGACAAGGATGCCCATCATGACCGCACAGCTGAGGAGCAACGGGAAGATCCAGGTGCAGGGTCCGATGGCTGTGGCCTTGCCTAGGGCTGTACCTTGTCGCGTGGCTGGTGGCACTGAAATGAAAATGCAAGGATAAGATCCTCAGTCAGGACCCCCAAACTGGGGGAAGCTTCCTCAGCTCCTGTAGTTGCATCCTACCAATCAGTGTCTATCACTGTCCTTGTGGAGGCTGCTGTGACCAGTCCTGATGTcgggagggaggagaggatgCGCCCGTCCCCGAGGGGCTCCTCCCGCCAAAAGGGGAAGCAGGGTTTGCAAGGTAAGCAGTCGCTCCTGCTGTGACAGACAGGAGGTGATGCAGGACAAGGATGGTGACAACGACAGTCCAGGTGGCAATGAAGGATTTCTGACAGCACACCAGGTGACATGAAAAAGTTAATTCTCAGATAAAAGAACATAAGACCATCTCTGGAAACAGGCTGATGCTCCCCTGTTTGGGGCCAGCAAGAAATTCAAGAAATGCCCAAACACAAAGGTGTACGCATCGAGGAAGTGATTCCAGGAGGTGAGATGGGAAAAGAAGAATTCTAGAACATTCCTGTAGCCATTATTCTGCCAAGAAGAATTTCCCATGGATGGATCAatttctctctctacacacacacacacacacacacacacacacacaccgcccaCACTTTGGTGTAGGTCGAGGTCATTTCAAGAGAACCAGCACTCCATCCAGTCTTCTGAGTTACCTGTGGTCTCCTGCATCTCATCCCAGTGCTCCCACACGTGCTGGAGCCAGCGCTTACAGTCTCCGTTTGCAGTCCTCACGAGGAGCTTGTTCAGCTCTCTGTCATTGTCCAACGTGCCTCTGAACTGTTGGCCTCCAGGAGGAACCACTGTCCACTTTCTGTTCTCCGGGTCAAAGAGGTGGGTTAACTGTCCATTGAAGGCGAACTTCCAGGATCCTCTGGTGTGTCCATCAGCCCCTCGCTCACATATCAGGCTGCCCTGCATGGTGAGAGaatctgcccccgcccccaccagcagAAACAGGTCAGCCTCTGGTCTTGACCAATCCTTTGCCCCACTCGCTGTGCACTCCTCAGCTCCCCTTCTGCCCTTCTGGTTCTGCTCTGGCCTCCTTACCTGCTGTGGCTACTGGGCCATGTGTGTGGGACCCACTTCTAAGTTTTACATGAACACCATAGCGCCCCAGCCCTGTCAAGTGTTCTCCTTCCCTGGCCCTTCGGACTCACCACCGCTCTTAGTGACAAACTCTGCTTTGATGTCCAGCAGTTTCTTTCTGAACTCTTCCCCCAGGTCCTCCAGAGTTTCCATCTGTGTTTCCCAAAATGCTGTGTTATTCATCTTCATCCCATAAGGACCAGTGTGTATGACCTGCTTGCTCCCACAGACATAATAAAGAAACTTGTTTCCATTGACCTGGCCTTGAATCTCACACCATGGTTGtccaggcctgggctgagatgtgATGGAGAAATTTTGGTTAAGCGAAAGAGGACCTGGGAAGGAAAAACACAGGTGGAGGTTGCGGCTGGAAGAAAAAGAGCAGCAGGCACCCCGCTGCCAGCCAGGTGACAGcaatccccctcaccccccagagGGCTGACCTGGCAGAGAAAGGACTGTCCCTGCAATATGGTTCCCCATAGCCTTGGAGACTGGCGCTCTTCCCCTGTTGGGATTGGATCAGTatgtctctgcttggcaggaagtcacACAGCCCCAGTTAGGATCCTGTGCCCACCAGGCTGACACCCAGCCTCACACGGTCTCTACCCACTGCAGGCACAGGCCAGGCTGGCTATGGCAAGAAGAGGTCTACATGTCAGAGGACTGTCAGGAGGTAGGCCAGTGTCCTGTAGGAAGATGAGGGGCACGGAGGGGGCTGCTCCTGAGGAGCTGGGGCCTGGTGGGGACAGGGTGAGGATAGATTCCAAAGTCAGGTGAGGGAAAGTTTGGGATCATGGGTCAGAGCAAGGCCCTGGAGATGCTGATAACCTGTCCTTAGGATGGGTCTCAGAAGCCTGGAAAGGGTGGTCCACATGTCACAGACTAGAGCAGCAGGCATTGCCAAGGCAGatagaagctcagagaagtgCATATGACAGAACAGATAGAGCAAGAAATGCCaaacacaaaactaaaaacatGTCGTGCTACTACGCTCATGGACATGTCTGGAGGGCtccttacaaataaaataaataaatacaaaagtatCCTATCCTCGGTGCAAGGAGAGAGATGAGTACCAGCCTCAAAGCTCCTCTCAGGGTTCAAGGATGTGACGAACCCTATTCGATTTTCATTGAAAGGCCAACCTGGTGCAAAGATTTTCTGTGTCTACTGAATATTGCATAGGACTCTGTTGTAGACAATCCATGGATGAAGGTGCCGCTGGACTGGCTCCTTGGGCCCCAGGACCCTTAGAATCCACACCACAGAGCCCTGTGAGAAAAGGGGCTCTGTGCGCTTTGTGACATTCTGATCTGAATATCAGGAAGTGAGCCCTAGTGCTCCAGGGAGGCAATGACACAGGAGGGAAAGTCACACCCTGTAAAAGAGGCTGGGGGCAAGTGGGAACGGAGTGAAGAGGTCTCTGGCCAGAGGACATCAGAGCTGTGCACCCTGAGCTGGGAGGTGCTGGTGAAGGAGCGCCTGGAGTCCCacggggaggggagaagggttaTCCGCTGCCCAAGCGTGCAGGCAAGTCCATCCCACTTGGACTGGTTGACTGTGGTGGGGTATGAGGTGACTCATACCAGGAGAACCCTGGGAATGGCTTTGAGGTAAGGGGTCCTGTGGAGGTACCCTCCCTGGGAAAGCCTCAGGTCATGTCCAGAGTAGGGGCAaggggactcagtttccccagggCTCCGAGGGGAGgctccaggggctggggtggaCCACAGATCTCCAGCGGGGCCCTCTCTCCCTTCGCTGTGCTCCCCCAGCCATTGCCTGGCTTAACTTTCGAGGTTTTTCGCTAACCCTCAGCTTCCCCTCCCTTACCTCCACCCCTGCTCCACTTCCTCCCCGCCccgtttttaaaatattcattgattTACTTTAGAAAGTgtgaagggaaggggcagagggagagagtgaatctccCACAGAGCTCAAACTGAGCACAAAGCCTCAGGTAAGGctccacccagggaccctgacagcaggacctgagcccaaatcaagagtcccgcgcttaacccactgagcccgccaggtgccCGGAAGCTGCCTCTCTTTTCGGTCCCTCTCCTGGCCCAGGCGACAATTGCCCACAGTCACCCTGCAGGCAGAAAGCGGCCCACAGAGAATAACTGAGGAGTCCGGGTTAGAAGAAGAATTTACGAGAACCGCTCCGCGGACGCCGGTTCCGCTCCCCGGTCTGACCGCTCACTCCCCAACTCCCCGCTCCCACCCCGGGTTCTACCTCTGAACTCACGGCTGCAGCTTGCTGTAGCACAGACCGGCAGGAGAAAACAGAGCAGGAGGCCGAGACCCCGTCCGCTGGGGACCCCAGTCCACCCCGTTCGCCTCGGGAAGCTCATCGCAGCTCTACTGTGCCCAGATTTGCAGTTCCTAAAGAAAATTTCCACTTGGGGCTTGACCCCGCCCCGGGACCCGCCTCCTGCCGTATTTCCTAGAATATAACAGTCCTTTCCGGTGCTGCTGCTCTGCTCCTTTTCACCCATTGTCCTGACCACCTATCTTTCCCATCTTCAtttccaccaccaccatcttcccTTCTCGTGGCCAACAGGTATAAGCTTTCAGTTATGAACTTAAAAAGTTATgcgggggcgcctgtgtggctccgtgg
Protein-coding regions in this window:
- the LOC131833465 gene encoding UL16-binding protein 1-like isoform X2, giving the protein MSFPRRTGWTGVPSGRGLGLLLCFLLPVCATASCSREFRGPLSLNQNFSITSQPRPGQPWCEIQGQVNGNKFLYYVCGSKQVIHTGPYGMKMNNTAFWETQMETLEDLGEEFRKKLLDIKAEFVTKSDSLTMQGSLICERGADGHTRGSWKFAFNGQLTHLFDPENRKWTVVPPGGQQFRGTLDNDRELNKLLVRTANGDCKRWLQHVWEHWDEMQETTVPPATRQGTALGKATAIGPCTWIFPLLLSCAVMMGILVGDH
- the LOC131833465 gene encoding UL16-binding protein 1-like isoform X1; the protein is MSFPRRTGWTGVPSGRGLGLLLCFLLPVCATASCSREFRGPLSLNQNFSITSQPRPGQPWCEIQGQVNGNKFLYYVCGSKQVIHTGPYGMKMNNTAFWETQMETLEDLGEEFRKKLLDIKAEFVTKSGDSLTMQGSLICERGADGHTRGSWKFAFNGQLTHLFDPENRKWTVVPPGGQQFRGTLDNDRELNKLLVRTANGDCKRWLQHVWEHWDEMQETTVPPATRQGTALGKATAIGPCTWIFPLLLSCAVMMGILVGDH
- the LOC131833465 gene encoding UL16-binding protein 1-like isoform X3 codes for the protein MSFPRRTGWTGVPSGRGLGLLLCFLLPVCATASCSRPLSLNQNFSITSQPRPGQPWCEIQGQVNGNKFLYYVCGSKQVIHTGPYGMKMNNTAFWETQMETLEDLGEEFRKKLLDIKAEFVTKSGDSLTMQGSLICERGADGHTRGSWKFAFNGQLTHLFDPENRKWTVVPPGGQQFRGTLDNDRELNKLLVRTANGDCKRWLQHVWEHWDEMQETTVPPATRQGTALGKATAIGPCTWIFPLLLSCAVMMGILVGDH